The Candidatus Aegiribacteria sp. nucleotide sequence AGTCACTGCCCTTTAACTTCCGTTCTTTCGAATTCAGAAGCGTGTCTGTGCAGGCAGCCCTGGTTGCAAAAGACAGAATGATGTTCGGTGTTGATCGTTACATGCGTTCAGGGGTGGAAATACTTGTAACCGGCCTTGAGAGAACAATGGTGGATGTACTGAACCGACCGGAACTCACCGGGAGCTGGGAGGAGATATGGAGATCACTGCAATCGATAGAGTATTTCGATCTTGATAAGGTGGTTGAGTATACATTGCTGCTGGAAAACGCAACCACCGCTGCAAAAGTTGGATTTTTTCTGGAGCAGAACAGAGAAGCCCTGATGGTTTCCGGTTCATATCTGAACCGTTTACATGAACTGCGGCCTGTGCAGCCTCATTACATGATCCGGGGCAAAAGGGAGGGATGTAAGCTGGTAAAAAACTGGAATCTCTTGGTACCTGAAGAAATACTGAATGAGTCATGGGGAGAAGTATTATGAAGCTATCGGCATCGGAGTTATTACCTGTTGCTGATTCAACCGGTTTCAGAGTGGAGATACTTGAAAAGGTTATACATCTTCTGAACCTTTTACATGCCCTGAACTCACATCCTTTTCTGAAGGGAAAATGGGTATTGAAGGGTGGCACAGCGCTGAACATGTTCGTTTTCAATCTTCCCAGGCTTTCTGTTGATATTGATCTCAATTATACAGGGGCTTTGAATCGAGAAGAGATGTTGAAGGAACGTCAGGGAGTTGATCAGGCTCTGAAGGCTGTATTCTCCAGAGAAGGCTTAACTGTCAGAAGAGTACCTGTTGAGCATGCAGGAGGGAAATGGCGCTTGAATTATCAGAGTTTCACAGGGCAATCCGGTAACCTTGAGGTTGATTTTAATTTCATGTTCAGACAGCCTCTATGGGATATCCGTAAATTGGATTCCCATCCATTTAACGGCTTCCAGGCAAAGAATATTCCGGTTCTTGATATTCACGAACTTGCCGCTGGGAAGCTCTCAGCATTGCTCTCACGCAGAAAAGCAAGAGATCTGTTCGACTGTCAGATGATTCTATCCATGAAGGAATTGAATAGAGATCGGTTACGAATCGCATTTGTCGTATACGGTGCAATGAATCGAAAGGATTGGCGAACAGTCTCAATTAATGATGTGGATGTTGATTCTGCAGAAATAGCGCATCAACTGATCCCAACACTCAATTCAAGCACCACGGAAGAGCGGGGGACTGCAGAGGAATACGGGAAAAGACTCATTGAGGAATGCAGACACGCATTATCAATGGTATTACCCTTTGAGGATAATGAACTTGAATTTCTGAACCTGATATTGGATAAAGGAAGAATAGAACCGTTGCTTCTTACAACTGATCAGGAATTACAGGGGAGGATTCAATGTCAACCTCTTCTTGAGTGGAAAGCTCTCAATGTTCGAAGGTACAAAGGCATACGCTGAATAATGTTGCTGAGCGATAGTTGTCGTCAGATGCCGGATGAGAATTTCGCTGGATATCCTGTTTAGCGAATGAGAAACTCGCGAGGGTTCCCCTTGAAAACCTCACTGATGCGCCACTCGGTGAAGTCATCGAGTTGGGTGTAGGAGTTGCGTTGAGGGGGTTGGATCACTGTTCCATGGAAACGCATTAGCCATTCATCGAAGCTATTGTTGCCATGAGCGCTCTCTGAGACTATCAGCCTTCTGTCTGAATCCAGCAATTCTTCTCTATCCATAATTCCTCCTGAATCTCAATCATATGTGAGCAAGTACTTACAAACCAGTTAAACACATCAGCATATCACTATGAACAGTATTACATTTGGTTATTCACTGTTTAGATTGATGATGTTTATTGGATTATATGACATATTGATGCCAGCTCTCATATGGATATGTATTTGAAGATGAATGGTTTAATCAGCAGTGCCAGGATGACGTGAAGTGATACGGATTCTTATAGAAAGTTAATCGACTTTCGTATCTTCCGTGAAATCATGCGGTGCGGAGACAGATTTGATCCTTCCCTCTTTGATAACGACCATCCTGTCTGCGTTTCTGATAGTTGTAAACCTGTGGGCGATGATGATGGTTGTTCTGCCCTTTGATACCTCTTCCATGGCTTCCTGAAGCTTCTGTTCGGTTAGGGCGTCCACATGGGCGGTTGTCTCATCCAGGACAAGGATAAGGGGATCGGCAAGTACAGCCCTGGCAAGGGCTATCAGCTGTCTCTGGCCGCCGGAGAGAAGGGCTCCGGCTTCCCCTGCCTGGCTTTCGTATCCCTTTGGCAGGTTTTCTATGAAGTCATGAGCCTGGATCAGCTTTGCGGCTTCTCTGACTTCTTCATCTGAGGCTTTCGGATTACCGTAGCGGATGTTCTCCATTACGGTGTCGGGGAAGAGGTAGGTCTCCTGTGGTACGACGGTTACCAGTTCCCTGAGTTTTCTGTTGCTGATGTTTCTGAGGTCCGTGCCGTCTATGAGTACCTGTCCTTCGCCGGGGTCGTACAGCCTTGCAAGGAGCAGAGCCAGTGTGCTCTTGCCAGCACCTGTCGGGCCGACTACTGCGATTGTTTCCCCCGGATCTATCTTCAGTTCGATGTTCTTTAGAACAGGTTCCTCTTTGTAGGCGAAGGTCAGGTTATCTACATCAATTCCACCTTTGAAACCGCCATCTGGTTCCTCGGGCTTTTCTGGTTCCCTGATGCCGGGTTCCATTTCCAGGTATTCGCCTATCCTTGTGAGTGATGCGGCGGCGGCCTGGAGGGAGTTGTATGCGAGGCTCAGTTCCCTGATTGGACCGAAGAAACGGTTCACGTAACCGAGGAAGGCGAGGATAACGCCTATGGTGATGGTTCCCGCGGTTACCAGTGATCCTCCGTAACCTATCACCAGGGCTATGCTGAGCATGTTGCTTACTGTCATTATGGGGAAGAGTGAGGCGAAGAGTACGGCGGTGCGGAGGTTGGCCTTCATGTTCCTGAGGCTGAGCATCTCGAACTGTTCTATGCTAAATGATTCCCTGGAGAGGGACTGGGTGATCTTCATGCCGACTACGCCCTGTTCCACGCCTGTGTTCACGGCTGCCATTTCCTGCTGCACATGTATGTAGGCTCTTCTCATTTTCCTGGCAATAATGCTAAGGCTTACAACCACCACAGGTACACTCACCATCGTAACGAGTGTAAGGCGTAGGTCTAGCAGCGCCATTACAACCACTATTCCGCAGACGGTGAGCATGTCGTTGAAAAGATGTATGAGATTCGAGGACACGAAACTCGCCACATTGTTCACATCGTTGGTGACCCGGGACATCACCTGTCCCACCTTCTCACGCCTGTGGAACTCTATGGACCTTCTGAGGATGCTCCTGAACATGTCCTTTCTGATGTCGTAGACCACGTGCTGGCTGACCCAGCCGGAGAGGTATCCCTGGCCGAAGAGTGCAGGCCAGAATACGGCATTGAGCAGAATGTATGCCAGAGCCACCATTGTTAATCCTTTAAGATTACCTGGTACTATGTAACCGTCCACGGCCAGTTTGGCCAGCAGAGGCATGGCAAGTGAGGCCGCGGTTGAAAGCAGCATCAGAAGCACAGCCATCAGCACTCGGCCCCTGTAGGGTTTCACGTAGTGTGCTATAAGTCGTAATGAGCCCTTCCGTAGATTGGAGAACTTGAAATCCGCTTCCTCCCGTTGCAGCCTGCCCATGAATCCGCCTCTTATGTTCATGGTTCCACCGCTTCGGTGAACTGGAGCGAATAGAGAGTGCTGTACAGGCCTCCGGCGTCCATGAGCATTTCGTGGGCGGTTTTTCCAGCCTCTGGCAATCCCAGTTCCTCGACTCTGCCATTCTTCAGTACGATTATTCTGTCAGCGTGTCTAACGGTCCCCAGCCTGTGGGCTATGACGAATGTGGTTCGCCCCTTTCTTGCCACTTCGAAGGCGTCCCTGAGTTTTCTTTCAGTGGCTGCGTCAACACTTGATGTGGGCTCGTCCAGTATGAGGACCCGGGGGTTATGCAGGAGTACTCGAGCCAGTGCTATCCTCTGGCGCTGACCTCCGGATAGCCGGACTCCTCTTTCACCTACAGGCGTACCGTATCCCATGGGAAGGGAGTGTATGAAATCATGAATCTGGGCGGTCCTGGCCACTCTCTCTATCTCTCTGTCGGAGACGCCTGGACTTCCGTAGGCGATATTCTCCCTGATAGATGTGTCGAAGAGGAATACGCTCTGAAGAGCTATGCCAACGTTTCTTCGAAGGCTGTCCAGAGTAACTTCCCTGACATCGTTCCCATCCAGCGTTAATGAACCCCGTTCTGCGTTGTAGAATCTTGGGATCAGGTGTACTAAGGTGCTCTTGCCTGCCCCTGAAGGGCCGACCACGGCCACCAGTTCTCCGGGAAGTGCTTTCAGGGACACATCAATGAGAACAGGATTATTACCATCGTATGAGAAGGAGACATTGTCGAATTTCACTATTCCCTGAATGGGAGGGAGGGGCAGTGCACCGGGGGAGTCGGCTATCTCCGGGATTGTATCCATTACCTCGAAGATCCGCTCCGATGCTGCCATGGATCTCATGACAACGTTCATCATCATGCCCGTCTGCCTTACCGGCCGCAGCAGCATGCTGATGTAGGTGATGAAAGCTATCAGTGTGCCAAGTGAAATTTCTCCCCTTATTACGCCGTACCCTCCAACCCAGAGTATCAGGCCTGTTCCTATTCCCATGAATACGTTCATGAAGGGCATCCAGAGGGATTGTATCTTCGCTGCCTCAACACCAGCGCTGAGGTTTTTGCTGCTTGAGCGGTCGAAACGTTTCTCTTCGTACTTATCTCGCCCGAAAACCTTCACTACCATTATTCCGGCAAGGGTTTCCTGAAGGGTGGAACCCAGCAGTCCGAGAGTCTTTCTGACCCTTCCCATGGCTGGCCTGACTTTTCTGGCGTAGATGCGTATGGCCACTACAATCACCGGGAGCATGGCAGCGTATACAAGGCCAAGGATCCAGTTCCAGGAGAAGAGCACAACCATGACACCTATAAGGAAAAGGGCGTTAGTAAGGACGATTATTCCCGCGCGGCCGAAGAACATGCTGAGAACGTCCGTATCCGATGTTACCCTGGACATTAGATCGCCCGTTCGGGCCCGGTCGAAGAAGGAGAATGAAAGTCTGTTCAGGTGAGTGAAGAGATCGTTCCTTATCCTGAACACTATTTTCTGCCCCAGCAGGGCGGTGAGGTAAAGCCTCAGGAAATCCACACCCCCCTGCAGCAATGATACTGCAAGTAATCCCGCTGCCCACAGCCATATGAGATTGCCCTCTTCCCCCAGTACGCACCTGTCGATTGCTGCGCGGATGAGGAAGGGAGGAAGCAGCTCGAATATCGCCGCGAAGGCGGCGGCAGAAACGGTGACGGCAAAGAGGCCCAAGTTGGATTTTACATAGTGCGCCAGTCTTTTTAGAAGCGGCCATGCTGGCCCGGAGGTTCTGTTTATGGCCTTGCCTTCAGCCTTCACGTGACCTTTACCCTCCAGTTTTCTGGCTCCCGACTGCTCAGGATTCATCATCCATATCCGGATTCCCGTAGGGTATTTCCATCAGGACATTTCGAATATAAGGCAGGTTATCCATATCAAGGCCGTAATGTGTCCTGCAGCCGTCCCTGTGGCTTTCGATCAGCCCGGCCCTTTCAAGTACCGCAAGATGTTGGGATACCGAGGGCTGGCTGATGTTCAGTCTATCTGTGATTGCGTTCACGCACATGGGACTGTCTATGAGCATCCTCAGTATTCGAAGGCGCGATACCGATGACAGAGCCCTGTGAAGCTGAGCCAGTTTCTTGAGTTCTTTCATAACCATATAGTAATATACCTATATAGATTAGTCAACTGCTTTCAGAAAGATCAGAGTGATCGTTGGTGGATACAATGCTGATGGTTCATCCCTTCCAGTAACGTATCCGCAAGGGATTTTCCGGATCTGATTGACTTAAATCGAATATTCTGATTTCTGTCATTTTGAGTAAATGATAACCGGTGAAAGAATGTGGGAAGATACCTCCGAGACAGTCAAACCAGCGAGGTCAGTTAGGAGAAGGACTCCCTATTCCGCATCAGGAAGGTTGTTTGAGAGTAGTGAATGATCATCCACGAGAAAGGGGAGGTACGAAAACCTCCCCTTATATCACTTAGCTAGAATAATTCTAGTTACGATCTTTGCTTGTCG carries:
- a CDS encoding transcriptional regulator is translated as MNKSRRLNEFFALHAVFTVDELDCFLSERSSGNVNTRKSLLTYHRNQGRILILRRGLYAVVPYGYSPDNCLVDPYMIVAKLTKDAILAYHTALEFHGKAYSVFSRFHYVSVSKSLPFNFRSFEFRSVSVQAALVAKDRMMFGVDRYMRSGVEILVTGLERTMVDVLNRPELTGSWEEIWRSLQSIEYFDLDKVVEYTLLLENATTAAKVGFFLEQNREALMVSGSYLNRLHELRPVQPHYMIRGKREGCKLVKNWNLLVPEEILNESWGEVL
- a CDS encoding nucleotidyl transferase AbiEii/AbiGii toxin family protein, with translation MGRSIMKLSASELLPVADSTGFRVEILEKVIHLLNLLHALNSHPFLKGKWVLKGGTALNMFVFNLPRLSVDIDLNYTGALNREEMLKERQGVDQALKAVFSREGLTVRRVPVEHAGGKWRLNYQSFTGQSGNLEVDFNFMFRQPLWDIRKLDSHPFNGFQAKNIPVLDIHELAAGKLSALLSRRKARDLFDCQMILSMKELNRDRLRIAFVVYGAMNRKDWRTVSINDVDVDSAEIAHQLIPTLNSSTTEERGTAEEYGKRLIEECRHALSMVLPFEDNELEFLNLILDKGRIEPLLLTTDQELQGRIQCQPLLEWKALNVRRYKGIR
- a CDS encoding ABC transporter ATP-binding protein/permease; amino-acid sequence: MNIRGGFMGRLQREEADFKFSNLRKGSLRLIAHYVKPYRGRVLMAVLLMLLSTAASLAMPLLAKLAVDGYIVPGNLKGLTMVALAYILLNAVFWPALFGQGYLSGWVSQHVVYDIRKDMFRSILRRSIEFHRREKVGQVMSRVTNDVNNVASFVSSNLIHLFNDMLTVCGIVVVMALLDLRLTLVTMVSVPVVVVSLSIIARKMRRAYIHVQQEMAAVNTGVEQGVVGMKITQSLSRESFSIEQFEMLSLRNMKANLRTAVLFASLFPIMTVSNMLSIALVIGYGGSLVTAGTITIGVILAFLGYVNRFFGPIRELSLAYNSLQAAAASLTRIGEYLEMEPGIREPEKPEEPDGGFKGGIDVDNLTFAYKEEPVLKNIELKIDPGETIAVVGPTGAGKSTLALLLARLYDPGEGQVLIDGTDLRNISNRKLRELVTVVPQETYLFPDTVMENIRYGNPKASDEEVREAAKLIQAHDFIENLPKGYESQAGEAGALLSGGQRQLIALARAVLADPLILVLDETTAHVDALTEQKLQEAMEEVSKGRTTIIIAHRFTTIRNADRMVVIKEGRIKSVSAPHDFTEDTKVD
- a CDS encoding ABC transporter ATP-binding protein/permease, which translates into the protein MMNPEQSGARKLEGKGHVKAEGKAINRTSGPAWPLLKRLAHYVKSNLGLFAVTVSAAAFAAIFELLPPFLIRAAIDRCVLGEEGNLIWLWAAGLLAVSLLQGGVDFLRLYLTALLGQKIVFRIRNDLFTHLNRLSFSFFDRARTGDLMSRVTSDTDVLSMFFGRAGIIVLTNALFLIGVMVVLFSWNWILGLVYAAMLPVIVVAIRIYARKVRPAMGRVRKTLGLLGSTLQETLAGIMVVKVFGRDKYEEKRFDRSSSKNLSAGVEAAKIQSLWMPFMNVFMGIGTGLILWVGGYGVIRGEISLGTLIAFITYISMLLRPVRQTGMMMNVVMRSMAASERIFEVMDTIPEIADSPGALPLPPIQGIVKFDNVSFSYDGNNPVLIDVSLKALPGELVAVVGPSGAGKSTLVHLIPRFYNAERGSLTLDGNDVREVTLDSLRRNVGIALQSVFLFDTSIRENIAYGSPGVSDREIERVARTAQIHDFIHSLPMGYGTPVGERGVRLSGGQRQRIALARVLLHNPRVLILDEPTSSVDAATERKLRDAFEVARKGRTTFVIAHRLGTVRHADRIIVLKNGRVEELGLPEAGKTAHEMLMDAGGLYSTLYSLQFTEAVEP
- a CDS encoding metalloregulator ArsR/SmtB family transcription factor yields the protein MVMKELKKLAQLHRALSSVSRLRILRMLIDSPMCVNAITDRLNISQPSVSQHLAVLERAGLIESHRDGCRTHYGLDMDNLPYIRNVLMEIPYGNPDMDDES